One stretch of Candidatus Baltobacteraceae bacterium DNA includes these proteins:
- a CDS encoding response regulator transcription factor — protein MLQIDTRPQRVVVIESQALFAKAICHLLSTDDEIEILGDYRNITLAPLSNLRPNLLLVDMEAHAYDLAETIARCRETLPQLRVCILSSHLNAEAMQRCLNAGADGYLVTDISPSELKQAVKAVSSGSSYVDPRIAGGVLRRRSTMNGRADINELSIRETQIIRYIARGLSNKEISSELFLSERTVKNHISRIFSKLNVSARTQAAVYAIKSGLA, from the coding sequence ATGCTACAGATCGACACCCGCCCGCAACGCGTCGTCGTCATTGAATCGCAGGCACTCTTTGCCAAAGCCATTTGCCACTTGCTTTCGACCGACGACGAGATCGAGATCTTGGGCGACTATCGCAATATAACGCTCGCCCCCTTATCGAACTTGCGACCCAATCTCTTACTGGTTGACATGGAAGCGCACGCTTACGATCTCGCCGAGACGATCGCGCGTTGCCGCGAAACTCTTCCCCAGCTGCGCGTTTGCATTCTCTCGAGTCACCTCAATGCCGAGGCAATGCAGCGTTGTCTGAATGCCGGCGCTGATGGGTATCTTGTGACCGACATATCTCCGAGCGAGCTCAAACAGGCTGTAAAAGCCGTCTCATCAGGATCGTCCTATGTCGATCCACGCATCGCCGGAGGAGTGCTACGACGCCGCTCGACGATGAATGGTCGCGCCGACATCAACGAGCTCTCGATCCGCGAGACGCAGATCATCCGCTACATTGCGCGCGGACTGTCGAACAAAGAGATCAGCTCCGAGCTGTTTCTCTCGGAACGCACCGTCAAGAACCACATCAGCCGCATCTTTTCCAAACTAAACGTTTCAGCGCGAACGCAGGCTGCTGTTTACGCGATCAAATCGGGCTTGGCGTAA
- a CDS encoding polysaccharide biosynthesis tyrosine autokinase — protein MDQTFLSPDYRPQLTGSVIDTIEDVAAGNRTSIRDLWRTLVRRRKVFLAILIAFPLLVTWCTLVIPRSYTTTAKLMTGPGGPTSTQPSSTLPVLNELLTGFGTQTAESYVELLQEEPVAQGVVDQLHLNVSPPDLLKHIKATPVINTSIISLEATWSDPVTAANIANTTASVFVDRERDIVAREAISAMNYIGQQLPRARSDMEQAATALAAFQSEHSIADITNQTQTTIQALAALDSKLSQSQTDAGQDQAQLKSVESVLAKTPTTLIGSKNVGTNPVVDQLRTQLAQVDVQLKTAESEYTEQHPTVIALREQKAQLESRINALPQTVNSSNSVVPNPIYQQFRTEEGTLQGQIAAQQALASGLQRQRNTMEQQIRTIPTEQLQYTELARKAKSTEDIYNALEGKYNEASVEKDAAISDVALISPAQSTLYTVIPNLKLNVIVSLILGIMLAFAGVALVEVFDASLKGDERELEEAYKLPVLTTVPKLEDRHAEKLPAGSHKVLPPANEDAQGAPDGESIGWLRAMWIESFVRLVANLRYSTGKPLRSIAITSPSANDGKSIVALNTAIAMAEFQPRVLLVDCDLRRATLHTALGVDDPRPGITDVLVGRATLKDAIRATRHAGLDFLPSGTTSPNPAALLQAKPFEELLAEAAAEYSLVVFDTPPMAAMYDAGILGARVDGTVIVVSQNQTNSHALKRVIREISRMRGVNLLGLVLNRIAPSRSAQADYMDYLAKAGPALLTP, from the coding sequence GTGGATCAAACATTTCTCAGCCCTGACTATCGTCCTCAACTAACCGGATCCGTCATCGACACGATCGAGGACGTTGCAGCAGGCAATCGCACGTCGATTCGCGATCTGTGGCGCACGCTCGTTCGCCGTCGCAAAGTTTTTCTGGCGATCCTGATCGCCTTTCCGCTGCTGGTCACGTGGTGCACGCTGGTCATTCCGCGTTCGTACACGACGACGGCGAAACTCATGACCGGTCCGGGCGGCCCGACGAGCACGCAGCCTTCGTCGACGTTGCCGGTCCTCAACGAGTTGCTAACCGGCTTCGGAACGCAGACGGCGGAATCGTACGTCGAGCTGCTGCAGGAAGAACCGGTCGCGCAGGGCGTGGTCGATCAGCTTCATCTCAACGTTTCGCCGCCCGATCTGCTCAAGCACATCAAGGCAACGCCGGTCATCAACACGTCGATCATCTCGCTCGAGGCGACTTGGTCGGACCCGGTGACGGCTGCGAACATCGCCAACACCACGGCGAGCGTCTTCGTCGATCGCGAACGCGACATCGTGGCACGCGAAGCGATCAGCGCGATGAATTACATCGGGCAACAGCTCCCGCGCGCACGCAGCGACATGGAACAGGCAGCCACGGCGCTCGCCGCATTTCAATCCGAGCACAGCATCGCCGACATCACGAATCAGACGCAAACGACGATTCAAGCGCTCGCTGCGCTTGATTCCAAGCTAAGCCAGTCGCAGACCGATGCCGGACAGGACCAAGCCCAGCTCAAGAGTGTGGAATCCGTGCTCGCCAAGACGCCTACAACGTTGATCGGCAGCAAGAACGTCGGAACGAATCCCGTCGTCGATCAACTGCGCACGCAGTTGGCGCAGGTCGACGTTCAGCTGAAGACCGCCGAATCGGAGTATACGGAACAACACCCGACCGTGATTGCGCTCCGCGAACAAAAGGCGCAGCTCGAATCTCGCATCAATGCGCTGCCCCAGACGGTCAACTCGTCGAATTCGGTCGTGCCAAATCCGATCTATCAGCAGTTCCGCACGGAAGAAGGCACGCTGCAGGGTCAGATTGCTGCACAGCAGGCGCTGGCTTCCGGTCTGCAACGTCAACGCAACACGATGGAACAGCAGATTCGTACGATCCCAACGGAGCAGCTGCAGTACACGGAGCTCGCGCGCAAAGCGAAGTCGACGGAAGACATCTACAATGCGCTCGAAGGCAAATACAACGAAGCTTCGGTTGAGAAAGATGCTGCAATCAGCGACGTCGCCCTCATCTCGCCGGCACAGTCGACCCTCTACACCGTCATCCCGAATCTCAAGCTCAACGTCATCGTCTCGCTGATCCTCGGCATCATGCTGGCCTTCGCCGGCGTCGCGCTGGTCGAAGTCTTCGACGCCTCACTCAAAGGCGACGAACGCGAGCTCGAAGAGGCCTACAAACTTCCCGTGCTCACGACGGTCCCGAAGCTCGAAGACCGCCACGCGGAAAAGCTGCCCGCCGGTTCGCACAAAGTGCTTCCGCCCGCCAACGAAGACGCTCAAGGCGCCCCCGACGGCGAAAGCATTGGTTGGCTGCGTGCGATGTGGATCGAATCATTCGTCCGCCTCGTCGCCAACCTGCGCTACTCCACGGGCAAGCCGCTCCGCTCGATTGCGATCACGAGCCCATCCGCGAACGACGGCAAGTCAATCGTCGCGCTCAACACCGCGATTGCGATGGCCGAATTCCAGCCGCGCGTACTTCTGGTCGATTGCGATCTGCGCCGTGCGACGCTCCACACCGCGCTTGGCGTCGACGATCCACGCCCGGGCATCACCGACGTGCTTGTCGGCCGGGCAACTCTCAAAGACGCGATTCGCGCAACGCGGCACGCCGGACTCGATTTCCTACCATCGGGGACGACGTCGCCGAATCCCGCGGCTCTCTTGCAGGCAAAGCCCTTCGAAGAGCTGCTGGCAGAAGCAGCCGCCGAGTACTCGCTGGTCGTGTTCGACACGCCGCCCATGGCTGCGATGTACGACGCCGGCATTCTTGGGGCGCGCGTTGACGGCACCGTCATCGTCGTGTCGCAAAATCAAACGAATTCGCACGCGCTCAAGCGAGTGATTCGCGAGATCTCGCGCATGCGCGGCGTGAATCTGCTCGGCCTCGTTCTCAATCGGATCGCTCCATCTCGTTCGGCACAAGCCGACTACATGGATTACCTCGCAAAGGCGGGGCCTGCGCTTCTTACGCCATGA
- a CDS encoding acyltransferase: protein MKFNPKTLMTVLRAVQREAGYAIAREKAQSQFPHVIFGEGVIVRAPDRFKAGRKCFLDTRAYLSCGGSAWSGGSGYIRLGDNCEIGPYCVLWGAGGIEMGDNVHIGSHVNITAHEAVRINPEVTDPMLPLNFKFEPVIIEDHVIICSGTSIIPGVRIGHHSMIGAGAVVIDDIPPYSLAVGVPATVVKRWDENALPELTLSRVERWVP from the coding sequence ATGAAATTCAATCCCAAAACGCTCATGACCGTGCTGCGCGCCGTGCAGCGCGAAGCCGGGTACGCGATCGCGCGTGAGAAGGCGCAATCGCAATTTCCCCACGTGATCTTCGGCGAGGGCGTCATCGTACGCGCACCCGATCGCTTCAAAGCCGGCCGGAAGTGCTTCCTCGACACGCGAGCCTACCTCTCGTGCGGCGGCTCGGCGTGGAGCGGCGGCAGCGGTTACATTCGTCTCGGCGACAACTGCGAGATCGGACCCTACTGCGTACTGTGGGGCGCCGGTGGAATCGAGATGGGCGACAACGTGCACATCGGCTCGCATGTCAACATCACCGCGCACGAGGCCGTGCGCATCAATCCCGAGGTCACCGATCCGATGCTGCCGCTCAATTTCAAGTTCGAGCCGGTCATCATCGAAGATCACGTTATCATCTGCTCGGGGACGAGCATCATTCCGGGTGTGCGCATCGGTCATCACAGCATGATCGGTGCAGGAGCCGTCGTGATCGACGACATCCCGCCGTACTCACTCGCAGTCGGCGTCCCTGCAACCGTCGTCAAGCGTTGGGATGAAAACGCGTTGCCCGAGTTGACGCTGTCGCGCGTCGAGCGGTGGGTGCCTTAG
- a CDS encoding SDR family NAD(P)-dependent oxidoreductase: METLIAGIVIILIAGVLSFLIAPPRRMKRAVVVEPAAKPVVTIPRAALPDFPWEVLLDRPPARIVLEHVEPYVRDNVVLVTGAGGSIGSEICRQVSSLEPKQLLLMGHGENSLFAIQQELAERGFARTRIVLADVGDIQAVRNVFANGQPDIVLHAAAHKHVPILEENVCEAVRNNIFGTHNVALAAAAAGTGRVVLLSTDKAVNPTSVMGATKRACELICQSFAHRTPTEFVSVRFGNVLGSRGSVLPLFIRQVQKGGPITITHRDMERFFMTIPEAVSLVLEAMVMGYDGQVFVLDMGKPMKIIDVARRVIEYHGLVPNRDIDIVETGMRPGERLYEELLTAGEGMTRTSHERLYIAEQERVEYDVVAASIAELQRAVRISDVKATVSLLQTLVPSFTPGTHLVPRPESVPVIHEVEAAARAASSPLAPAIARAS, encoded by the coding sequence ATGGAAACGCTGATCGCCGGCATCGTCATCATTCTCATTGCCGGTGTGCTGAGCTTCTTGATCGCGCCGCCGCGCCGTATGAAGAGGGCGGTCGTCGTCGAACCTGCTGCCAAACCCGTCGTGACGATCCCGCGTGCTGCGCTCCCGGATTTTCCGTGGGAAGTGCTGCTGGACCGTCCACCAGCGCGTATCGTGCTCGAACACGTCGAACCGTACGTACGCGACAACGTCGTGCTCGTGACGGGGGCCGGCGGTTCGATTGGCAGCGAGATCTGCCGTCAAGTATCGTCGCTCGAACCCAAGCAACTGCTCTTGATGGGACACGGCGAGAACAGTTTGTTCGCGATCCAGCAAGAGCTGGCCGAGCGCGGCTTTGCGCGGACGCGCATTGTCCTGGCCGACGTCGGCGACATTCAAGCAGTGCGCAACGTCTTTGCGAACGGGCAACCCGACATCGTTCTGCACGCGGCTGCGCACAAACACGTCCCAATCCTGGAAGAGAACGTCTGCGAAGCCGTTCGCAACAATATTTTCGGGACGCACAACGTCGCTCTCGCTGCCGCAGCCGCGGGCACGGGACGCGTCGTTCTCCTGTCCACCGATAAGGCGGTCAATCCTACAAGCGTGATGGGCGCGACGAAACGCGCGTGCGAACTAATCTGCCAGTCGTTCGCGCATCGTACGCCCACCGAATTTGTGTCGGTCCGGTTCGGTAACGTGCTCGGAAGCCGCGGCAGCGTGCTTCCGCTTTTCATCCGTCAAGTGCAAAAAGGCGGTCCCATCACGATCACCCATCGCGACATGGAACGCTTTTTCATGACGATCCCCGAGGCGGTCTCGCTCGTCCTCGAGGCCATGGTCATGGGCTACGACGGTCAAGTGTTCGTACTCGACATGGGCAAGCCGATGAAGATCATCGACGTAGCGCGCCGTGTCATCGAGTATCACGGGCTCGTTCCGAATCGCGACATCGACATCGTTGAGACCGGCATGCGCCCCGGCGAGCGGCTTTATGAAGAGTTGCTGACCGCGGGGGAGGGCATGACGCGTACCAGTCACGAGCGCCTCTACATCGCAGAGCAAGAACGCGTCGAGTACGATGTCGTCGCAGCTTCGATCGCTGAATTGCAACGCGCGGTGCGCATCTCCGACGTGAAAGCCACCGTGTCACTGCTGCAAACGCTCGTACCGAGCTTCACACCCGGCACACATCTGGTGCCAAGACCGGAAAGCGTTCCGGTCATCCACGAGGTCGAGGCGGCTGCTCGAGCCGCATCCTCGCCGCTCGCTCCCGCCATTGCTCGCGCTTCTTAA
- a CDS encoding nucleotide sugar dehydrogenase, which yields MNLLSQATHAQQVQSTPPQRLRHLIKTHEALVGVVGIGYVGLPLAVEQAKARFQVLAFDRSAIRVAQANQGLNYIRDVNDEDLARVVASGKFTATTDMSRLGSCDVIVICVPTPLTPNKEPDISYITNVVHDIASQLRPGQLIILESTTYPGTTEEVVLPILQRSELIVGKDFYLGFSPERVDPGNKRFNTHNTNKVVGAVTAECLDMAATFYEQTITEVLRVSSPRVAEMTKVFENTFRAVNIALVNEMALLCDRMGIDIWSVIDAAATKPFGIMRFEPGPGVGGHCIPLDPHYLSWKARQYDYYVRFIELAAQVNQTMPYFVRDRIARSLNKERKSLRGSQVLVLGMAYKRDVSDWRESPSLKVVELLENDGANVKYHDPHIASFADDHGKVRRSVPLTDDLLASSDCVAILTDHSAFDWERIVARARLVVDTRNATCRVESNREKIVLL from the coding sequence ATGAATCTCCTCTCCCAGGCCACGCATGCCCAGCAGGTCCAATCCACTCCGCCGCAGCGGCTTCGGCATCTGATCAAAACGCACGAGGCGCTGGTCGGCGTCGTCGGCATCGGTTACGTCGGGTTGCCGCTCGCCGTCGAACAGGCGAAGGCGCGCTTCCAGGTTCTCGCATTCGATCGCAGCGCGATCCGCGTCGCGCAAGCCAATCAAGGCCTCAATTACATTCGCGACGTCAACGACGAGGATCTAGCTCGCGTCGTTGCCTCCGGCAAATTCACGGCTACGACGGATATGTCGCGGCTCGGAAGCTGCGACGTCATCGTCATCTGCGTCCCGACGCCGCTGACGCCGAACAAAGAACCCGATATCTCGTACATCACGAACGTCGTGCACGACATCGCCTCGCAGCTGCGTCCGGGTCAGCTGATCATTCTAGAGAGCACGACCTATCCGGGGACGACGGAAGAGGTCGTACTCCCGATACTGCAGCGCAGCGAGCTGATCGTCGGCAAGGACTTCTATTTGGGCTTCTCGCCCGAGCGCGTCGATCCGGGAAACAAGCGCTTCAACACGCACAACACGAACAAAGTCGTCGGAGCCGTGACGGCCGAGTGTCTCGACATGGCGGCGACGTTCTACGAGCAGACGATTACCGAAGTACTGCGGGTATCGAGCCCGCGCGTTGCCGAGATGACGAAAGTCTTCGAAAACACGTTCCGTGCCGTCAACATTGCGCTCGTCAACGAGATGGCGTTGCTGTGCGACCGCATGGGGATCGACATTTGGTCGGTGATCGATGCAGCAGCGACCAAGCCCTTCGGCATCATGCGTTTCGAGCCGGGTCCGGGTGTGGGCGGCCATTGCATTCCGCTCGATCCGCATTACTTGTCGTGGAAGGCACGCCAGTACGATTACTACGTACGCTTCATCGAACTCGCGGCGCAGGTCAATCAAACGATGCCGTACTTCGTGCGCGATCGTATCGCGAGATCGCTGAACAAAGAACGCAAGTCGCTGCGTGGCTCGCAAGTTCTCGTCTTGGGCATGGCCTACAAGCGCGACGTCTCGGATTGGCGTGAATCGCCCTCGCTCAAGGTCGTCGAGCTGCTCGAAAACGACGGCGCGAACGTGAAATATCACGATCCGCACATTGCGAGCTTCGCGGACGATCACGGAAAGGTCCGCCGCTCCGTACCGCTTACCGATGATCTGCTCGCATCTTCCGATTGCGTCGCGATCCTTACGGATCACTCCGCCTTCGATTGGGAACGGATTGTCGCGCGCGCACGGTTGGTCGTCGATACGCGCAATGCAACCTGCCGCGTCGAAAGCAACCGGGAGAAGATCGTCCTGCTATGA
- a CDS encoding Gfo/Idh/MocA family oxidoreductase has translation MSRTKPLLGIAGAGKWGANHVATAASLGVLGAICDADSALLGKTWDKHPEATATLRFDELLRMPIDAVVVATPAQTHAQLALAAIAAGKHVFVEKPLALSVLDAQMIVAEARRKGVHVFVGHIVLYQQGVRAVLEAVRTGMVGDVHHVRARRASFGRLRFVEDVWWSFAPHDVATMLAVMGEEPVGTSIARHSFATPGIADFAYGDFRFSGGRSAHIEVTWLDPLKSASLDVFGSGGMLALRELSGETRLAYIPCGVDRKEVARAELWRGEETTHRFERDEPLRTELQAFIDQITHGTPVPTNGEAGLAVVRALSMSASSEPQILHETYERTPV, from the coding sequence ATGAGCCGCACCAAACCGTTGCTCGGCATCGCCGGCGCAGGCAAGTGGGGCGCAAATCACGTCGCGACCGCTGCGTCGCTTGGGGTGCTGGGCGCGATCTGTGACGCCGATTCGGCGCTACTCGGGAAGACGTGGGATAAACATCCTGAGGCAACGGCGACCCTCCGCTTCGACGAGCTTCTCCGGATGCCGATCGATGCGGTGGTCGTCGCGACTCCGGCGCAAACGCACGCCCAGCTTGCGCTGGCGGCAATTGCGGCCGGCAAGCACGTCTTCGTGGAGAAACCCCTTGCGCTGAGCGTCTTAGACGCGCAAATGATCGTTGCAGAGGCGCGGCGCAAGGGCGTTCACGTTTTCGTCGGTCACATCGTGCTCTATCAGCAGGGCGTGCGCGCCGTGCTGGAAGCCGTGCGAACCGGCATGGTCGGCGACGTGCACCACGTGCGCGCGCGCCGCGCGAGCTTCGGGCGTCTGCGCTTTGTCGAGGACGTGTGGTGGAGTTTTGCGCCGCACGACGTTGCGACGATGCTTGCCGTCATGGGCGAGGAACCGGTCGGTACCTCGATTGCGCGGCATAGCTTCGCAACGCCGGGCATTGCCGATTTTGCGTACGGTGATTTTCGTTTCTCCGGCGGACGTAGCGCGCACATCGAAGTGACGTGGCTCGACCCTCTCAAAAGCGCGTCGCTCGACGTGTTCGGCTCGGGCGGAATGCTGGCACTGCGCGAGCTCTCGGGTGAGACGCGCTTGGCGTACATCCCGTGTGGCGTCGATCGCAAAGAAGTTGCGCGCGCCGAGCTTTGGCGCGGCGAGGAAACGACCCACCGTTTCGAACGGGATGAGCCGCTGCGCACCGAGCTGCAAGCGTTCATCGATCAAATCACGCACGGAACGCCGGTTCCTACGAACGGCGAGGCCGGGCTCGCAGTCGTGCGCGCGCTTTCGATGAGCGCATCGTCGGAACCGCAGATCCTCCACGAGACCTATGAAAGGACACCGGTATGA
- a CDS encoding acyltransferase translates to MSAVAAIASPLVHATAVVDDDVVIGDGSRVWHFSHLGKGCRIGERCSLGQNVYVAPGVRIGSNVKIQNNVSIYEGVELHDDVFCGPSMVFTNVITPRSAFPRNTSEHYAKTIVKRGATIGANATIVCGHTIGEFGFVGAGAVVTHDVPPFAIVVGNPARVIGYACMCGARLALEQGGAHCTGCAKLYRNNDGRLQPK, encoded by the coding sequence ATGAGCGCGGTAGCCGCAATTGCGTCGCCGCTCGTGCACGCTACGGCGGTTGTCGACGACGACGTCGTGATCGGCGACGGAAGCCGCGTGTGGCACTTCAGCCATCTTGGCAAGGGTTGCCGGATCGGCGAGCGTTGCTCGCTGGGACAGAACGTCTACGTTGCCCCAGGCGTCCGGATCGGCTCGAACGTCAAGATTCAAAACAACGTGTCGATCTACGAAGGCGTCGAGCTGCACGACGACGTGTTTTGCGGACCGAGCATGGTGTTCACGAACGTGATCACACCGCGTTCAGCTTTTCCGCGCAACACGTCGGAGCATTATGCCAAAACGATCGTCAAGCGTGGCGCGACGATCGGTGCCAACGCGACGATTGTTTGCGGCCACACGATCGGCGAATTCGGATTCGTCGGCGCCGGCGCCGTCGTTACGCACGACGTTCCACCGTTCGCGATCGTGGTCGGAAATCCAGCTCGTGTCATCGGTTACGCCTGCATGTGCGGTGCGCGTCTCGCACTCGAGCAAGGCGGTGCGCATTGCACCGGGTGCGCCAAACTTTATCGCAACAACGACGGAAGATTACAGCCGAAATGA
- a CDS encoding DegT/DnrJ/EryC1/StrS family aminotransferase: protein MNQIPILDLRSQHRAIREDLLAAVEGVIDSGQFILGPNVGAFEDEFAAYLGVEHAIGLNSGTDALHLALRALDVSPGDEVVTTTFSFIATAEAISIVGATPVFVDIDPQTWQIDAKAVEAAITPRTRAIIPVHLYGAPAPIDEIMRIAQAHNIDVIEDCAQSVAAAIGGKKTGTFGTISAFSFFPSKNLGACGDGGAIVTDRTDLAQRIRALRAHGGRKKYYHEEIGLNSRLDEMQAAILRVKLRHLDAWTSSRRVIAARYNEGFAASEDIQQPVEENGCYNVYHQYTIGVAERDALQERLRNAGIATAVYYPLPLHLQPAYAMLGGKEGDMPFAEAAAKAVLSLPVSPDMPESDQDVVIEAVRELTLTLSAA, encoded by the coding sequence ATGAACCAGATCCCAATCCTCGACTTGCGTTCGCAGCATCGCGCCATCCGCGAGGACCTTTTGGCTGCGGTTGAAGGCGTCATCGACAGCGGGCAGTTCATCCTCGGCCCGAACGTTGGTGCCTTCGAAGACGAGTTCGCAGCCTATCTCGGCGTCGAGCATGCGATCGGCCTGAACTCCGGAACCGATGCACTGCACTTGGCATTGCGTGCGCTCGACGTCAGTCCCGGCGACGAAGTCGTCACGACCACGTTTTCATTCATTGCAACCGCGGAAGCGATCTCGATCGTCGGCGCGACGCCGGTCTTTGTCGACATCGATCCGCAAACGTGGCAGATCGACGCGAAGGCAGTAGAAGCGGCGATCACGCCGCGTACGCGCGCGATCATCCCGGTGCATTTGTACGGAGCGCCGGCGCCGATAGACGAGATCATGCGCATCGCGCAGGCCCACAACATCGACGTGATCGAGGATTGCGCGCAATCGGTCGCGGCGGCGATCGGCGGCAAGAAGACCGGGACGTTCGGGACGATTTCTGCCTTCAGCTTCTTTCCGTCCAAGAACCTTGGTGCGTGCGGCGACGGCGGCGCGATCGTCACGGATCGAACCGATCTCGCACAGCGTATACGCGCGCTACGCGCGCACGGCGGCCGGAAGAAGTACTATCACGAGGAGATCGGTCTCAACAGCCGTCTCGACGAGATGCAGGCCGCGATCTTGCGGGTCAAGCTTCGTCACCTTGACGCATGGACCAGCTCACGGCGCGTCATCGCCGCGCGCTATAACGAAGGCTTCGCTGCCTCGGAAGACATCCAACAGCCGGTCGAAGAGAACGGCTGCTACAACGTCTATCATCAGTACACGATCGGCGTGGCAGAGCGCGACGCGCTTCAGGAACGCTTGCGTAACGCCGGCATCGCAACTGCCGTGTACTATCCCTTGCCGCTGCACTTGCAGCCCGCGTATGCCATGCTCGGTGGAAAAGAAGGCGACATGCCCTTCGCGGAAGCGGCTGCGAAAGCAGTGCTGTCACTCCCGGTCTCCCCCGACATGCCGGAGTCGGACCAAGATGTCGTCATCGAAGCCGTGCGTGAGCTGACCTTAACGTTGAGTGCTGCATGA